Proteins encoded by one window of Lathyrus oleraceus cultivar Zhongwan6 chromosome 1, CAAS_Psat_ZW6_1.0, whole genome shotgun sequence:
- the LOC127093515 gene encoding uncharacterized protein LOC127093515 — protein sequence MCPRCGAVYNRELDEAFERIPSNQGWNGHGGNQNMYIFDKRGVSRRQDSPHPRVKKVMFKLPAEVPEDKWTQEGSRRENGEVLRMEEEPLGPIENSSGHLRERLSDWRTTKERIPCQGPSGEDVRVLPYEYNQETKIEDNEETDVVEMAKHKPVCYYVLNNGAIEEQNALFERPHQGMQNHLKPLYIRAKAEHVGYYIKPIDLYVSSYFDVIKYMLSKPIMHSRIGKWALALTEYSLAFMPLRAMKGQIVSDFIVDHAVVESPQLQVELKPWRLFFDGSTHKDGSGVGIMIISLDGIPTKLKYRIEDIKHVPRIKNQEANDLAQIASRYRTSQEKLEELVKVRGKVMAARFSPTDLESTQLGYANKEEFEVLAIDTLMDTDWRNPIISYLKDPSIDTERKTKYMALSYVLMGNELFKKTPEGILLKCLGENEAYLALSSVHNGACGAHQAGIQHAPASEVHAIIKPWPFRGWALYLIGEIQPTSSKGQRYILVGVDYFTKWVETVPLVNVDQEIVIEFIQRQILYRFGIPKSITTDQGSVFTGRKMQEFAKEMGFKLLTSTPYYAQANGQVEAANKVIIGLIKKHVGKKPKNWHKTLDQALWASRTSPKEATNTTPFQLTFGHDAVLLVEIYLQSVRIQRQGEIPSDLYWEMMMNELVDLDEERLHALEVLRRQKERVARAYNNRVKGKTFIMNDLVWKVILPMDRKNKTLGKWSPHWEGPFRILKAFSNNAYEIEEQAGD from the exons ATGTGTCCCAGATGTGGGGCAGTTTACAACAGGGAATTGGATGAAGCGTTCGAGAGAATTCCATCTAACCAAGGTTGGAATGGACACGGAGGTAACCAGAATATGTACATATTCGACAAGAGGGGAGTTTCTAGGAGGCAAGACAGCCCTCACCCAAGGGTGAAAAAAGTTATGTTTAAACTTCCGGCAGAAGTCCCTGAGGACAAATGGACTCAGGAGGGGTCAAGAAGGGAAAATGGAGAAGTTTTGAGGATGGAGGAAGAACCTCTTGGGCCTATAGAAAACAGTTCCGGGCATCTAAGAGAGAGGCTATCAGACTGGAGAACTACAAAGGAAAGAATCCCATGTCAAGGTCCCAGTGGAGAAGACGTCAGAG TTCTGCCATACGAATATAATCAGGAGACGAAGATTGAAGATAATGAGGAAACAGATGTTGTGGAGATGGCGAAGCATAAACCTGTGTGTTACTATGTTCTCAACAACGGCGCTATCGAAGAGCAGAACGCTCTTTTTGAAAGGCCTCACCAAGGGATGCAGAACCATCTCAAGCCCCTATACATTAGAGCTAAAGCTGAACATGTGGGG TATTATATAAAACCTATTGATTTATACGTCTCTTCATACTTTGATGTCATTAAGTATATGTTATCGAAGCCAATAATGCACAGTCGAATTGGCAAATGGGCATTAGCCCTCACTGAATACTCTTTAGCCTTTATGCCTTTAAGAGCAATGAAGGGACAAATAGTATCAGACTTTATTGTAGACCACGCAGTGGTCGAAAGTCCTCAACTTCAAGTTGAGTTGAAACCTTGGAGATTATTCTTCGACGGTTCCACTCATAAGGATGGAAGTGGAGTTGGGATCATGATAATTTCTCTTGATGGaattccaacaaaactcaaatatAGAATTGAAG ACATAAAACATGTTCCTAGAATAAAAAACCAAGAAGCTAATGACTTAGCACAAATAGCTTCAAGGTATAGAACTTCACAAGAGAAGctagaggaacttgtcaaagTAAGAGGAAAAGTAATGGCTGCCAGATTTTCTCCAACAGATTTGGAAAGCACTCAGTTAGGATATGCTAACAAAGAAGAGTTTGAAGTACTGGCCATTGATACCTTAATGGATACAGATTGGAGGAATCCAATTATTAGTTATCTCAAGGACCCTTCGATAGATACAGAAAGAAAAACCAAGTACATGGCTTTATCTTATGTGTTGATGGGGAATGAATTATTCAAGAAAACCCCTGAAGGGATCCTGTTGAAATGTTTAGGAGAAAACGAGGCGTACTTAGCATTATCTAGTGTACATAATGGAGCCTGTGGAGCACACCAGgcag gaATTCAACATGCTCCTGCAAGTGAGGTTCATGCAATTATCAAGCCTTGGCCTTTCAGAGGTTGGGCCTTATATCTAATTGGAGAAATTCAACCTACTTCATCCAAAGGTCAAAGGTACATACTTGTAGGAGttgactatttcactaaatgggtcGAAACAGTACCTTTagtaaatgtggatcaagaaaTTGTCATTGAATTCATTCAAAGGCAAATATTATATAGATTTGGAATCCCAAAAAgtataacaacagatcaaggatcagTTTTTACTGGCCGTAAGATGCAAGAGTTtgcaaaggaaatgggtttcaaaTTATTAACATCCACACCCTATTATGCTCAAGCTAATGGACAAGTCGAAGCAGCCAATAAAGTAATAATTGGTTTGATCAAAAAACATGTAGGGAAGAAGCCaaaaaattggcacaaaactTTAGATCAAGCACTTTGGGCTAGTCGAACCTCCCCTAAAGAAGCTACTAACACCACACCTTTCCAACTTACATTTGGACATGATGCAGTATTACTTGTCGAAATCTACTTGCAATCAGTGAGAATCCAAAGACAAGGAGAAATTCCATCTGACCTATATTGGGAAATGATGATGAATGAACTGGTTGATTTGGACGAAGAAAGGTTGCATGCATTAGAAGTATTAAGAAGACAAAAGGAGAGGGTAGCAAGAGCATACAATAATAGGGTCAAAGGTAAAACTTTCATTATGAATGATTTAGTTTGGAAAGTTATATTACCTATGGATCGCAAGAACAAAACATTAGGAAAATGGTCTCCACATTGGGAAGGACCGTTTCGAATTTTAAAAGCATTTTCAAATAATGCATACGAAATAGAAGAACAAGCAGGAGACTGA
- the LOC127093524 gene encoding alkane hydroxylase MAH1, with product IYNIAMLSSTSILCALFFFLCIIFKIHHRRKCCKNPTLRDYPFLGMLPTLLWNLSNFHDLVTEVLKKHHRGTADFMGPWFTNMNFLITSDPMNVHHMLSKCFDNYVKGHEFRDIFEAFGNGIFAADSETWKYNRSLFHSLFKQRGFEFFQEKIIQNKLERSLIPLLDHVQQQGSVVDLQDVFNRFTFDNICSIVLGCDPNCLSIELPDVACEKAFDQIEECIFYRHAMPKSFWMFQKLLQVGQEKKMTKAYKEFDQFIYANIESKRKELKKGEKNIEMEDLLTTFMKVEKGSQVVVHDDKFLRDVAFNLFVAGRDTITSALTWLFYLIATHPLVEAKILQEIKEIFGGIKFEKKLGVDDVKKLIYLHGAICEALRLFPPIPFETKQAIKGDILPSGHVVNPNTTILFSLYSMGRVEETWGKDCLEFKPERWISERGGIVHEPSYKFISFNAGPRTCLGKDLSFIQIKMVAVAILCRYHIQVVKGHIPTPNLSIVLLMKNGLKVRITKRQNY from the coding sequence ATATACAATATAGCCATGTTGAGTTCTACATCAATACTTTGTGCACTCTTTTTCTTTCTATGCATCATCTTCAAAATCCACCATAGAAGAAAATGTTGCAAAAACCCGACTTTAAGAGATTATCCTTTTCTAGGCATGTTACCAACACTCCTTTGGAACTTATCGAATTTTCATGATTTGGTGACTGAGGTACTGAAAAAACACCATAGAGGCACTGCTGATTTCATGGGACCTTGGTTTACCAACATGAACTTTTTGATCACTAGTGACCCCATGAACGTGCATCACATGCTTAGCAAGTGTTTTGACAATTATGTGAAAGGTCACGAGTTTCGTGATATTTTTGAAGCTTTTGGAAATGGGATATTTGCTGCGGATTCAGAGACATGGAAATACAATAGATCTCTTTTTCACTCTCTTTTCAAACAGAGAGGCTTTGAATTTTTCCAAGAGAAAATTATTCAAAATAAGTTGGAAAGAAGCTTGATTCCTTTGTTGGATCATGTACAACAACAAGGTTCGGTGGTGGATTTACAAGATGTATTCAATCGCTTCACGTTTGACAACATTTGTTCAATAGTTCTCGGATGTGATCCGAATTGTCTTTCCATTGAACTTCCTGATGTTGCTTGTGAGAAAGCTTTTGACCAAATTGAAGAATGCATATTCTATAGACATGCTATGCCAAAAAGTTTTTGGATGTTTCAAAAGCTTCTTCAAGTTGGTCAAGAGAAAAAAATGACAAAAGCATATAAAGAATTTGATCAATTTATATATGCTAATATAGAGTCCAAACGAAAGGAGTTAAAGAAGGGTGAAAAAAATATTGAAATGGAAGACTTGTTAACAACTTTCATGAAAGTAGAGAAGGGGTCACAAGTAGTAGTTCATGATGATAAGTTTCTAAGAGATGTTGCTTTCAATCTCTTTGTAGCTGGGAGAGATACAATAACTTCAGCACTCACATGGCTCTTTTATCTTATTGCTACACATCCTTTAGTAGAAGCCAAAATTCTTCAAGAGATTAAAGAAATTTTTGGGGGTATTAAATTTGAAAAAAAGTTAGGGGTTGATGATGTGAAAAAGCTAATTTATCTTCATGGTGCTATATGTGAGGCTCTAAGACTTTTTCCTCCTATACCCTTTGAGACAAAGCAAGCAATCAAAGGTGATATACTTCCAAGTGGCCACGTTGTTAATCCTAATACAACTATACTATTTTCTTTGTATTCAATGGGGAGAGTTGAAGAGACATGGGGAAAAGATTGCTTGGAGTTCAAGCCAGAGAGATGGATATCTGAGAGAGGAGGGATTGTTCATGAACCATCATACAAGTTCATTAGTTTCAATGCTGGACCTAGAACTTGTTTGGGAAAGGACTTGTCGTTCATTCAAATTAAGATGGTGGCAGTCGCTATTTTGTGCAGATATCATATCCAAGTAGTGAAAGGTCATATTCCTACTCCAAATCTTTCAATTGTACTTCTGATGAAGAATGGTTTGAAGGTTAGGATAACAAAAAGACAAAACTATTAA